The Thiorhodovibrio litoralis genome includes a window with the following:
- a CDS encoding segregation and condensation protein A: MTLSTQTAPVPAAGPPPDLVVDALPVGEAERDALHALVRGQPFVDWPQDLFIPPDALEVFLETFEGPLDLLLYLIRRQNLDILDIPIADITRQYMDYVELMKEMRLDLAAEYLVMAALLCEIKSRMLLPRPESEDQDADDPRAELVRRLLEYERFQQAARKLDELPRMERDWVQTQIEVPTGYLRRIPPQVDLADILLALRAVLERADLSAAHRVSQESLSLRERMTIVLERLQDRGFTPFVELFDATEGRPGVVVTFLAILELIKTSVLELVQADPFASIHVRVRDAANEPTVA, translated from the coding sequence ATGACACTGAGCACGCAAACCGCGCCCGTTCCCGCCGCCGGACCGCCACCAGATCTGGTGGTGGATGCCTTGCCGGTGGGCGAGGCCGAAAGGGATGCATTGCACGCCCTGGTGCGGGGCCAGCCTTTCGTCGATTGGCCGCAGGATTTGTTCATCCCACCGGATGCCCTTGAGGTGTTTCTCGAGACCTTCGAGGGACCGCTCGACCTGCTGCTCTATCTGATTCGGCGCCAAAACCTGGACATTCTCGACATTCCGATTGCCGACATCACTCGGCAATACATGGATTATGTCGAGCTGATGAAAGAGATGCGCCTGGACCTGGCGGCCGAGTATCTGGTGATGGCCGCGCTCCTGTGCGAGATTAAGTCGCGCATGTTGCTGCCGCGCCCGGAATCAGAAGATCAAGACGCCGACGACCCGCGCGCCGAGTTGGTGCGGCGTCTGTTGGAGTACGAGCGTTTTCAACAGGCCGCGCGCAAGCTCGACGAACTGCCGCGGATGGAGCGCGATTGGGTGCAGACCCAGATCGAAGTGCCGACGGGCTATCTGCGCCGTATTCCCCCGCAGGTGGACTTAGCAGATATTCTGCTCGCGCTGCGAGCCGTGCTTGAGCGCGCGGACCTGTCGGCCGCGCATCGGGTATCGCAGGAGTCCCTGTCCCTGCGCGAGCGCATGACCATTGTGCTGGAGCGGCTGCAAGATCGCGGATTCACGCCCTTTGTCGAGCTGTTCGACGCCACCGAAGGGCGCCCCGGGGTGGTGGTGACCTTTCTCGCGATCCTCGAGCTGATCAAAACCTCGGTGCTGGAGTTGGTGCAGGCCGATCCCTTCGCCTCCATTCATGTGCGCGTGCGCGACGCGGCGAACGAACCGACGGTCGCCTGA
- a CDS encoding tryptophan--tRNA ligase, whose protein sequence is MSSVSAAHARVLSGMRPTGRLHLGHYHGVLKNWIELQHEYECFFFVADWHALTTDYEQPGNIPKASWEMVIDWLAAGINAGSATLFVQSRVPEHAELHLLLSMITPLGWLERVPTYKDQQEKLKEKDLATYGFLGYPLLQSADILMYRAGMVPVGEDQVAHVEMTREIARRFNHIYGREPDFEEQAELAVRKMGKKNARLFRDLRRNYQEQGDQQALEVARALLETQANLTLGDRERLFGYLEGGGRVILPEPKPLLTKAAKMPGLDGQKMSKSYGNTIGLRDDPAEIEKKLRTMPTDPKRVRRTDPGDPDVCPVWQFHQVYSDDERRAWVQEGCRAASIGCIECKRPIIDAVLAELEPIQAQARELEQQPELVRSILNDGCDHARDVARETMAEVRHAMSLAQG, encoded by the coding sequence TTGTCTTCGGTATCCGCTGCGCATGCGCGCGTGCTCTCGGGCATGCGCCCGACCGGTCGACTGCATCTGGGGCACTATCACGGCGTGCTCAAGAATTGGATCGAACTGCAGCATGAGTATGAGTGCTTTTTCTTCGTCGCTGACTGGCATGCCTTGACCACCGACTACGAGCAGCCTGGGAACATCCCCAAGGCCAGCTGGGAAATGGTGATCGACTGGCTGGCGGCCGGCATCAACGCCGGTTCCGCGACCCTGTTTGTGCAGTCGCGGGTGCCTGAGCATGCCGAGTTGCATCTGTTGCTGTCGATGATCACGCCGCTCGGGTGGTTGGAACGGGTGCCAACCTATAAGGACCAGCAGGAAAAGCTCAAAGAGAAAGACCTGGCGACCTACGGCTTTCTCGGCTATCCGCTGCTGCAGAGCGCGGACATTCTGATGTACCGCGCCGGCATGGTGCCGGTCGGCGAGGATCAGGTCGCCCATGTCGAGATGACACGCGAGATTGCCCGCCGCTTCAATCACATCTATGGGCGCGAGCCGGATTTCGAGGAGCAGGCCGAACTGGCCGTGCGCAAAATGGGCAAGAAAAACGCGCGCCTGTTTCGCGACCTGCGACGCAATTATCAGGAGCAGGGCGATCAACAGGCGCTTGAGGTCGCCCGTGCCTTGCTCGAGACCCAGGCCAACCTGACCTTGGGCGATCGCGAGCGACTGTTCGGCTATCTCGAAGGAGGCGGCCGGGTGATTCTGCCTGAGCCCAAGCCGCTGCTGACCAAGGCCGCGAAAATGCCCGGGCTCGACGGGCAGAAGATGTCCAAGTCCTATGGCAATACCATTGGCCTGCGCGATGACCCGGCGGAGATCGAAAAGAAATTGCGCACCATGCCGACTGACCCGAAGCGCGTGCGCCGCACCGATCCGGGCGATCCGGATGTCTGCCCGGTGTGGCAGTTCCATCAGGTCTATTCCGACGACGAGCGCCGCGCCTGGGTGCAGGAGGGGTGTCGCGCGGCCAGCATCGGCTGCATCGAGTGCAAGCGCCCGATCATCGATGCCGTGCTCGCCGAGCTCGAGCCCATTCAAGCCCAAGCGCGTGAACTCGAACAGCAGCCCGAGCTGGTGCGCTCAATTCTGAACGACGGCTGTGATCACGCCCGCGATGTGGCGCGCGAGACTATGGCCGAGGTGCGCCATGCCATGTCCCTTGCGCAGGGGTAG
- a CDS encoding site-2 protease family protein produces the protein MDILKQLIPLIAILALPMLFAITVHEAAHGWVASRRGDKTALMLGRVTFNPIKHIDPVGTIAVPLGIFLLSSLGGAPFLFGWAKPVPVNWRNLRQPRLDMALVAAAGPTANLLMALAWGLTIKLGSLLLPVSDWVALPLIYMGAAGVLINLVLMVLNLFPLLPLDGGRVLNAALPPRLSYYFSRLEPFGLIILIVMLFTGALGLILFPMVSAVLSLMPGADIVRELFPI, from the coding sequence ATGGATATACTCAAGCAACTGATTCCCCTGATCGCCATCCTCGCGCTGCCGATGCTGTTTGCCATCACGGTGCATGAGGCGGCGCACGGTTGGGTGGCCAGCCGGCGCGGTGACAAAACCGCCTTGATGTTGGGGCGGGTCACCTTCAATCCGATCAAGCATATCGATCCGGTCGGCACCATTGCGGTGCCCTTGGGGATTTTCCTGCTCTCATCGCTTGGCGGGGCGCCATTCCTGTTTGGCTGGGCCAAGCCGGTGCCGGTCAACTGGCGTAACCTGCGCCAGCCGCGCCTGGACATGGCGCTGGTGGCCGCGGCAGGTCCAACGGCCAATTTGCTGATGGCGCTGGCCTGGGGGCTGACGATCAAGCTTGGCTCCCTGTTGTTGCCGGTCTCGGACTGGGTGGCGCTGCCGCTGATCTACATGGGCGCGGCTGGTGTGCTGATCAATCTGGTGCTGATGGTGCTAAATCTGTTTCCGCTTTTGCCCCTCGATGGCGGGCGGGTGCTGAACGCCGCGCTGCCGCCGCGCTTGTCCTACTATTTCAGCCGACTCGAGCCCTTCGGTCTGATCATTCTGATCGTGATGCTCTTCACTGGCGCGCTCGGTCTGATCCTGTTCCCGATGGTGTCGGCGGTGCTGTCGCTGATGCCCGGTGCCGATATCGTGCGCGAGCTTTTTCCGATCTGA
- a CDS encoding DNA polymerase III subunit chi: MTRIDFYTLEAGRGDRFQFACQLIEKIRAQGLRALVHCPDAAQARALDRLLWTFREGSFLPHGLVGEVDVELTPVLISPDGQPAQEHQVLLNLALDVPEFFARFQRVCELIDQTPEVLAAGRRRWAWYKQQSCQLEHHRIGRSPDTPLGAQGEGG; encoded by the coding sequence ATGACGCGTATCGATTTCTACACCTTGGAGGCTGGTCGCGGTGACCGCTTTCAGTTCGCTTGTCAGCTGATTGAGAAAATACGCGCCCAGGGGCTGCGCGCCTTGGTGCATTGTCCGGATGCCGCCCAGGCGCGGGCACTTGACCGCTTGCTCTGGACCTTTCGCGAGGGCAGTTTTCTGCCGCACGGATTGGTCGGTGAAGTGGATGTCGAATTGACGCCGGTGCTGATCAGCCCGGATGGCCAGCCGGCGCAGGAGCATCAGGTGCTGCTCAACCTGGCGCTGGATGTACCGGAGTTCTTTGCGCGCTTTCAGCGGGTCTGCGAACTCATCGATCAAACGCCCGAGGTGCTGGCCGCCGGACGCCGGCGCTGGGCCTGGTACAAACAGCAGTCCTGTCAGCTTGAGCATCATAGAATCGGCCGCAGCCCCGACACGCCGCTTGGCGCCCAGGGCGAGGGTGGTTAG
- a CDS encoding leucyl aminopeptidase, which yields MDFSVKTGELAALETACLILGVFEQRKLSAAAQSIDDASGGHLGKLLACGDLDGDAGQTLMLYQVPGVAAERVMLAGCGKAEELDRRVLDKVLKAVFARCAELGLTEVTCALAEVPVADMTPYQRQRALAHSAAQSAYRYERTKAKKPNAKAPLASLGLWAGSEQLSASGSAPAAETSSDLAAAEQAAAHAGAIAAGASLARELGNLPGNICTPSYLAEQASSLAEGGEDFSVEVLDESAMAEIGMGALLSVSRGSREPAKLIVMQHHGAAKGERPVVLVGKGLTFDAGGISIKSAADMDEMKYDMCGGAAVIGAMQAVRDLKLPLNVIGVVPTSENLPDGAANKPGDIVTSMSGQTIEILNTDAEGRLILCDALTYCERFEPEVVIDMATLTGAVIVALGRHPSGLFTDDEPLAEALLAAGNAAGDRLWRLPLWKDYDSQLDSNFADMANVGGRDGGAITAAAFLAKFTKKYTWAHLDIAGTAWVTGKEKGATGRPVPLLLEYLMRRAGLAQ from the coding sequence ATGGATTTCTCAGTCAAAACGGGCGAGTTAGCAGCACTCGAGACGGCTTGCCTGATCCTCGGGGTTTTTGAGCAGCGCAAGCTTTCCGCCGCAGCGCAGAGTATTGATGATGCCAGCGGCGGGCACTTGGGTAAACTGCTCGCATGCGGCGATCTCGACGGCGATGCCGGGCAGACGCTGATGCTCTACCAGGTGCCGGGTGTGGCGGCGGAGCGCGTCATGCTCGCCGGTTGCGGCAAGGCAGAGGAACTCGACCGCCGCGTGCTTGATAAGGTGCTCAAGGCCGTGTTCGCGCGCTGTGCCGAGCTTGGCTTGACTGAAGTCACCTGCGCGCTGGCCGAGGTGCCGGTGGCGGATATGACTCCCTACCAGCGCCAGCGCGCGCTCGCGCACTCCGCGGCGCAGAGCGCTTATCGCTATGAGCGCACCAAAGCCAAGAAGCCCAACGCCAAAGCTCCGCTTGCATCCCTGGGGCTCTGGGCTGGGTCCGAACAGCTTTCCGCGTCGGGTTCAGCGCCCGCTGCCGAGACAAGCAGTGATCTGGCCGCGGCGGAGCAGGCTGCGGCGCATGCCGGAGCCATTGCCGCCGGTGCCAGTTTGGCGCGCGAGCTCGGCAACCTGCCTGGCAACATCTGCACGCCGAGCTATCTGGCCGAGCAGGCTAGCAGCCTGGCTGAGGGCGGTGAGGATTTTAGCGTCGAGGTGCTTGACGAATCAGCAATGGCTGAGATTGGCATGGGCGCGCTGCTGTCGGTGTCGCGCGGCAGCCGCGAGCCGGCGAAGTTGATCGTGATGCAGCATCATGGCGCAGCCAAGGGTGAGCGCCCGGTGGTGCTGGTGGGCAAAGGGCTCACCTTCGACGCTGGTGGTATTTCCATCAAATCGGCCGCTGACATGGACGAGATGAAATACGACATGTGCGGCGGTGCGGCGGTGATCGGCGCCATGCAGGCGGTACGCGATCTCAAGTTGCCACTCAACGTCATTGGCGTGGTACCAACGTCAGAGAATTTACCCGATGGCGCCGCTAACAAGCCGGGCGATATCGTCACCAGCATGTCTGGCCAAACCATCGAGATTTTGAACACCGACGCCGAGGGGCGGCTCATCCTGTGCGATGCGCTGACCTACTGCGAGCGTTTCGAGCCCGAGGTGGTAATCGACATGGCGACCCTGACAGGCGCCGTGATCGTCGCGCTGGGCCGCCACCCCTCGGGACTTTTCACCGATGACGAGCCGCTGGCCGAAGCGCTGCTGGCCGCAGGGAATGCCGCCGGCGATCGGCTGTGGCGCCTGCCGTTATGGAAGGACTACGACAGTCAGCTCGACAGCAATTTCGCCGACATGGCAAATGTGGGCGGACGCGATGGCGGCGCCATTACCGCAGCGGCATTTTTGGCCAAGTTCACCAAAAAATATACCTGGGCGCATCTGGACATCGCCGGCACCGCCTGGGTGACCGGCAAGGAAAAAGGCGCGACTGGCCGGCCGGTGCCGCTGCTGCTCGAGTATCTGATGCGCCGGGCTGGCTTGGCGCAGTAG
- the lptG gene encoding LPS export ABC transporter permease LptG, whose product MKILDRYLAMAVITGTLITLAALLPLLGIFILADEMDDMGTNAYGFSSALMYVTLSLPRYAYQLFPIATLIGALVGLGLLASRSELVAMRAAGVSIARIVQGAMAGGVALAIAALVVGEGVAPLTDQHALALRSNAQSEQDLQITEHGFWARDDNSFVNVQQVLPDARLQDIFIFELEDNRLIATTHAQEAHYENDKWILNGIARSHIDNDSVRTEYLEQDSWRSLIDPALLKVIVVEPRSLPIWGLWRYLRFLDRSEQDSGPYQVAFWGKLVHPLLVLAMIFVSIPVLLGSARSTGLGMKIFAGILIGIAFYLVNRTFTYLALLYGLNPALAAFFPPALFVLTALWILRRVG is encoded by the coding sequence ATGAAGATTCTCGACCGTTACCTCGCCATGGCCGTCATCACCGGCACCCTGATCACGCTGGCCGCATTGCTGCCATTGCTCGGTATTTTCATCCTTGCCGACGAGATGGACGACATGGGCACCAATGCGTATGGATTCTCTTCGGCCTTGATGTACGTGACCCTGAGCCTCCCGCGCTATGCCTATCAGCTGTTCCCAATCGCCACTCTGATCGGCGCCCTGGTCGGTCTCGGGCTGCTGGCCAGCCGCTCGGAGTTGGTTGCCATGCGCGCGGCAGGCGTCTCTATCGCCCGCATTGTGCAGGGCGCCATGGCGGGCGGCGTGGCCCTGGCCATCGCCGCCCTGGTGGTTGGCGAAGGCGTGGCACCGCTGACTGACCAGCATGCTCTGGCATTGCGTTCGAACGCCCAGAGCGAGCAGGACCTGCAAATCACCGAGCATGGCTTCTGGGCGCGCGATGACAACTCCTTCGTTAACGTGCAGCAGGTGCTGCCGGATGCGCGCTTGCAGGATATTTTTATCTTCGAGCTTGAAGACAACCGGCTGATCGCCACCACCCACGCACAAGAAGCCCATTACGAAAACGACAAATGGATTCTGAACGGCATCGCTCGCAGTCATATCGACAATGACAGCGTCCGCACGGAGTACCTTGAGCAGGACAGCTGGCGCTCACTGATAGACCCGGCGCTACTGAAAGTGATCGTCGTCGAACCCCGTTCCCTTCCCATTTGGGGCTTGTGGCGCTACCTGCGTTTTCTCGATAGAAGCGAGCAGGACAGTGGCCCTTACCAGGTCGCCTTCTGGGGCAAGCTGGTTCATCCCCTTCTGGTGCTCGCCATGATCTTCGTCTCCATCCCCGTGCTACTGGGATCGGCGCGCAGCACCGGACTGGGCATGAAAATCTTCGCCGGCATCCTGATCGGCATCGCCTTCTATCTGGTCAACCGGACTTTCACCTACCTGGCACTGCTCTATGGCCTCAACCCGGCCCTGGCCGCGTTTTTCCCGCCAGCACTGTTCGTGCTGACTGCGCTCTGGATACTGCGTCGGGTTGGGTAG
- a CDS encoding BrnA antitoxin family protein, with protein MIDAAPEEVAFDPDSPPTQPEDWQDAVFVPGGGYHAVKSALAERRRTRDAQKAPTKVFATVRFDADVLEGLRATGDGWQTRVNDAMRDWLRSH; from the coding sequence ATGATCGATGCGGCGCCCGAGGAGGTTGCATTTGATCCAGATAGCCCGCCGACACAGCCGGAAGATTGGCAAGACGCTGTTTTCGTTCCTGGCGGCGGCTACCATGCTGTGAAATCTGCCCTGGCCGAGCGTCGGCGCACGCGCGATGCACAGAAAGCACCGACTAAGGTGTTTGCAACCGTCCGTTTCGACGCCGATGTGCTGGAAGGCTTGCGCGCGACGGGCGACGGCTGGCAGACACGTGTGAATGACGCCATGCGCGATTGGCTGCGGTCCCACTGA
- a CDS encoding BrnT family toxin, which yields MTTWDEKKRCGNLSKHGLDLSDGVAVFDGPVFTVEDTRERYGEPRWKTLGLLGTRVVVMVWTDRETGPHIISLRYGDKRETRNFFQNLQP from the coding sequence ATGACAACCTGGGACGAGAAGAAGCGCTGCGGCAATTTGTCCAAGCATGGATTGGACTTGTCCGATGGAGTGGCGGTCTTCGATGGCCCGGTCTTTACCGTAGAGGACACCCGCGAGCGCTATGGCGAACCGCGTTGGAAAACCCTTGGTTTGCTCGGCACGCGCGTGGTTGTGATGGTCTGGACGGACCGGGAGACCGGACCACACATCATTTCATTGCGTTATGGTGACAAGCGTGAAACCCGAAACTTCTTCCAAAACCTTCAGCCCTGA
- a CDS encoding YfdX family protein produces MQTSKRILLTGVLALSVAGGAVGQLLAATNPDSKSTQSSQGAQDAARVSEHGMTAMSDIQLARLAINDGYTDQAGELLTKARTLLDQVEEENPPVTVSTEVKVGDEPAQKQSVTGKPNMIPILSEIGVIEAVVAEKTGADPASTKGNAKQTDAAKTDKSAADQSASDSSSVSKAQQSAAIAEAKTQLQQGDAKAAVETLKPVELALVARVVTMPLKETSKHLDEARDQLEQSKFHEANLSLKAIEDGLVVATKSVIEPVAAMTPDGKAGNDGKSGT; encoded by the coding sequence ATGCAGACGTCGAAAAGAATCTTGCTGACCGGTGTTCTGGCCCTTTCCGTCGCTGGTGGTGCGGTCGGTCAGTTGCTGGCTGCAACTAACCCTGACAGCAAAAGCACGCAATCCTCGCAAGGAGCTCAGGACGCCGCCAGAGTGTCAGAGCATGGGATGACCGCCATGAGCGACATCCAGCTCGCGCGCTTGGCGATTAACGATGGCTACACGGACCAAGCCGGTGAGTTGCTCACTAAGGCGCGCACGCTCTTGGATCAGGTCGAGGAAGAAAATCCGCCTGTAACAGTCAGCACGGAGGTCAAGGTTGGCGATGAGCCGGCGCAGAAGCAGTCAGTAACGGGCAAGCCCAACATGATCCCGATTCTGAGCGAAATCGGCGTCATTGAGGCCGTCGTTGCGGAAAAGACCGGGGCTGATCCTGCGTCAACGAAGGGAAACGCAAAGCAAACGGACGCTGCAAAAACCGACAAAAGCGCAGCGGATCAGTCGGCGTCAGACAGCTCCAGCGTGAGCAAGGCGCAGCAGTCTGCAGCAATAGCCGAGGCGAAAACACAATTGCAACAAGGCGATGCGAAGGCCGCGGTCGAAACCCTGAAGCCGGTTGAGCTAGCACTGGTGGCGCGGGTCGTAACCATGCCTTTGAAGGAAACCAGCAAGCATTTGGACGAGGCCAGGGATCAGCTCGAGCAGTCGAAATTCCACGAGGCCAATCTCTCATTGAAAGCCATTGAGGATGGGCTGGTCGTGGCGACCAAGTCCGTGATCGAGCCGGTCGCTGCCATGACTCCCGATGGAAAAGCCGGAAATGACGGCAAAAGCGGGACCTGA
- a CDS encoding IS110 family RNA-guided transposase, whose product MELTPIFNSVVALDIHHAKITACALIADADGEVRVELKEFGGFKRERRALAEWVASFAPEVVVMESTGIYWKSPYAALERVGIAALVVNARHVKQVPGRKTDIADAQWLAILARSGLLTGSFVPPQNLRELRLVSRQMQKFTGILAGEKNRLHKVLTDGGIRLSAVVSDIHGTSARAMIKGLLAGETPQQVLSYASKRLKATQEELLDALDGELSDTHRFVLREILTHIEELEARIEVFRHHLLSALQPHESLLHALQTIPGLDAPGAAMLLVEIGTDMDAFGSPEKLAAWAGVCPGNNESAGKRKSARARKGNPYVRRILCEAAHAASRTRCALAEKFKVLLVRRGRKRAIFALAHKILKIVFVLIHRGDYYRDATVNYEAISVERNAPRWIRMLRKYHYIPA is encoded by the coding sequence ATGGAACTGACACCGATCTTTAACAGCGTTGTGGCGTTGGATATTCATCATGCGAAGATCACCGCCTGTGCGTTGATTGCGGACGCCGATGGTGAGGTACGGGTTGAGTTGAAGGAGTTTGGCGGGTTCAAACGTGAGCGCCGCGCCCTGGCCGAGTGGGTGGCCTCCTTCGCGCCCGAGGTGGTGGTCATGGAAAGCACCGGCATCTACTGGAAGAGCCCCTATGCGGCCCTGGAACGGGTGGGCATAGCCGCCTTGGTGGTCAATGCCCGTCATGTCAAACAGGTGCCTGGGCGCAAGACCGACATCGCCGATGCGCAATGGTTGGCGATCCTCGCGCGCAGCGGGCTGCTCACGGGCAGCTTCGTGCCGCCGCAGAATCTGCGCGAACTGCGCTTGGTCTCGCGCCAGATGCAGAAATTCACCGGCATTCTGGCCGGGGAGAAGAACCGCTTGCACAAGGTGCTCACTGACGGGGGCATTCGCCTCTCGGCGGTGGTCAGTGACATCCACGGCACCTCGGCGCGGGCGATGATCAAGGGGCTGTTGGCCGGGGAGACGCCACAACAGGTCTTGAGCTACGCAAGCAAGCGGCTGAAGGCCACGCAAGAGGAATTGCTCGATGCGCTCGATGGGGAACTCAGCGACACCCATCGGTTTGTTCTACGGGAGATTCTCACCCACATCGAAGAGCTCGAAGCGCGCATCGAGGTGTTTCGACACCACTTGCTCAGCGCTCTGCAGCCCCATGAGTCGCTGCTGCATGCCTTGCAGACCATTCCCGGGCTCGACGCGCCCGGCGCGGCCATGCTGTTGGTGGAAATCGGCACCGACATGGACGCGTTCGGCTCTCCCGAGAAGCTCGCCGCCTGGGCGGGTGTTTGTCCAGGCAACAACGAATCGGCCGGCAAGCGCAAGAGCGCACGCGCGCGCAAGGGCAATCCCTATGTCCGACGGATTCTCTGCGAGGCCGCCCATGCGGCCAGCCGCACCCGCTGTGCGTTGGCTGAGAAGTTCAAAGTCTTGCTCGTTCGTCGTGGGCGAAAACGGGCGATCTTCGCGCTGGCCCACAAAATTTTGAAAATCGTCTTCGTGTTGATCCACCGTGGCGATTATTACCGGGATGCCACGGTCAACTACGAAGCCATCAGCGTTGAACGCAACGCACCGCGTTGGATTCGGATGCTCAGGAAGTACCACTACATTCCAGCCTGA
- a CDS encoding carbonic anhydrase, whose protein sequence is MYKQHPILTHHLASVCLTTLFALSASPVYSEEGAHWGYEGEVGPTHWGELSPEWLMCGQGRNQSPIDIQGALDADLAPVGWHYSEKTNDEIVNNGHTIQISYKPDNWILANGHDYQLRQFHFHSPSENHIAGREFPLEAHLVHTDAAGNIAVVAVMFEEGAANPLLEDAWQLMPEEPGTHTPLPARPSAAGLLPKERDYFRFNGSLTTPPCSEGVLWIVMKQPVTASGDQIARFASVMGHPNNRPLQPIYSRAVLQ, encoded by the coding sequence ATGTATAAGCAACACCCTATTCTGACGCATCATCTTGCCTCGGTTTGCCTGACCACCCTCTTTGCCCTGTCCGCCTCGCCGGTGTATAGCGAGGAAGGCGCCCATTGGGGCTACGAGGGCGAAGTGGGGCCAACGCATTGGGGGGAGCTGAGCCCTGAATGGCTCATGTGTGGCCAAGGCCGTAACCAATCTCCCATCGACATCCAGGGGGCACTTGATGCGGATTTAGCGCCCGTTGGCTGGCATTATTCTGAGAAAACCAATGACGAGATTGTCAATAACGGACACACAATCCAAATCAGCTACAAACCCGATAACTGGATCCTTGCCAACGGACACGACTATCAACTGAGGCAATTTCATTTTCACTCGCCGAGCGAAAACCACATTGCCGGCCGGGAGTTTCCGCTTGAAGCGCACTTGGTCCATACAGACGCTGCTGGCAATATCGCCGTAGTTGCCGTCATGTTCGAAGAGGGGGCAGCCAACCCCCTGCTCGAAGATGCATGGCAGCTCATGCCGGAGGAACCGGGCACCCATACCCCACTGCCAGCACGGCCATCCGCCGCTGGTCTGCTGCCCAAAGAGCGGGACTATTTCCGTTTCAACGGCTCCCTCACCACACCACCTTGCAGCGAGGGAGTGTTATGGATTGTGATGAAGCAGCCCGTCACCGCGAGTGGTGATCAGATTGCTCGTTTCGCAAGCGTGATGGGACATCCGAACAACAGGCCGCTGCAGCCGATCTACTCACGCGCTGTTCTTCAGTGA